From the genome of Leguminivora glycinivorella isolate SPB_JAAS2020 chromosome 26, LegGlyc_1.1, whole genome shotgun sequence, one region includes:
- the LOC125239985 gene encoding uncharacterized protein LOC125239985, translating into MRKGPILIFYTGKDNPMTGINKTYKRQSAAKRDSPDTIMLVTDQALIRLSEVVHHEGPAHTPLVAPRASTRRFARRRASTRLFYDGDFELDFNFEYLRDGWLLDSVVLLEDGEEVGRTTMGVGAPYDWSYFCSEPLIIGNMRDKSYVTISKYQVEPLLFQRNLKLQDDDPQTTEDTTEAETEASAGSDAPAGPDAEAPGGSDAEPQGAPQAEALEPPAVTPAPAADAPAAPAAPAGGAKKGFTNTQSCGTNFNCHILAGLFVAFLVISIASTGISVLFDCKSNDRMDDPNQKPLVIVAQL; encoded by the exons ATGCGTAAAG gaCCAATATTAATTTTCTATACGGGAAAGGATAACCCCATGACAGGCATAAACAAGACATACAAACGACAGAGTGCTGCCAAACGGGACTCACCGGACACTATCATGCTAGTCACTGATCAGGCGCTTATTCGACTGTCTG aaGTGGTACACCACGAAGGGCCAGCCCACACGCCGCTGGTGGCACCTCGCGCGTCAACGCGCAGGTTCGCGCGTCGACGCGCGTCAACGCGCTTGTTCTACGATGGGGACTTTGAGCTCGACTTCAACTTTGAGTATCTGAGGGACGGGTGGCTGCTTG ACAGCGTGGTTTTATTGGAAGATGGCGAAGAGGTGGGACGAACGACCATGGGCGTCGGCGCGCCTTACGACTGGTCCTACTTTTGTTCTGAACCCCTCATCATTGGCAATATGAGGGATAAGAGCTACGTCACCATATCCAAGTATcag GTGGAGCCGCTCCTATTCCAGCGCAACCTCAAGTTGCAAGACGACGATCCGCAGACGACAGAGGATACTACGGAGGCGGAGACGGAGGCGTCAGCGGGGTCGGATGCGCCAGCGGGGCCGGATGCGGAGGCGCCAGGGGGGTCGGATGCGGAGCCGCAAGGGGCTCCGCAAGCGGAGGCGCTTGAGCCGCCAGCTGTCACGCCTGCGCCGGCTGCTGACGCCCCGGCTGCCCCGGCTGCCCCGGCGGGAGGCGCCAAGAAGGGGTTCACCAACACCCAGAGCTGCG GCACAAACTTCAACTGCCACATCCTAGCTGGCCTCTTCGTCGCGTTTCTGGTGATCAGCATAGCGTCCACGGGCATCAGTGTTCTCTTCGACTGCAAGAGCAACGACCGCATGGACGACCCTAATCAGAAGCCGCTAGTCATTGTCGCTCAGCTGTGA